The genomic DNA TTTGCTGTCAAGTGATTATTTTCAGAAGTTTTCGAAGAATTCTTCAACAACTTCAACCACTTGCGCTTCCGATCTCTCGTTAGCGGGAGGCGAATTCTACAGCGTTACACGCTGCTGTCAACACCTCTTTTTCTCCGCTTTCGACCGAGAAGATCGAACCGTTAAAAGAGCCAAACATTATCGCTCTTTCAACTCCTTCCAGGCTTCGATGAACTGAAGCAATCCGCTATCGAAAACCGTATAACTCATTGAATCTCAAGGAGTTTTCCGTTTCGACTGCGCCGGAAGTGGGGCGAATTATAGACGTCTGGAATCTGCCGTCAATAGTTAATTTCGCTTTTCTATCAATCACTTGCAGATCGGTTAAAAAACATCCAGCCTCCCCCAAAAAATAGGCGGGAAACACCATTCCTTCTATATAGATGGAATGCTCAGAGCACTCCATCCTCCTTGAGCACAGCCACCGCACCCGCGCCCAAACCCAACACCCGCTGCAAAACCTCCAGCGTGTGCTCCCCTAATAAAGGAGGCGCCCGGCGATATTCGACCGGAGTCTCAGACAGCCGTATAGGGCTGGCCACTTGAGGCACCATCCCCGCCAACACATGCGGCAACTCAATCGCCAACCCACGCGCCTTCACTTGCGGATCCTCAAACACCTGCGACAGATCATTAATTGGCCCACACGGCACGCCCGCCTGCTCCAACTGAGCGACCCATTCAGCCGTGGTCTTGAATACCGTGGCCTGGCGGATAAGGGGAATCAACACCGCCCGGTTCGCCACCCGCAGCTTATTAGTAGCGAAACGCGGATCATCAGCCCATTGCGGCTGTCCCGCCACTTCAGCAAACTTACGGAATTGCCCGTCATTACCCACGGTAAGAATGAAATCACCATCCGCCGTCGGGAAGTCCTGATAAGGCACGATGTTCGGATGCGCATTGCCAAGACGCTTAGGGGCATTGCCGGTAGTCAGGTAGTTCATCGCCTGGTTAGCCAGACAGGCAACCTGCACATCCAGCAGTGCCATATCGATATGCTGCCCACCACCGTCGTGATCTCGATGAGCCAGCGCCGCGAGGATCGCCACCGTCGAATAGAGACCGGTCAGAATATCCGTCAGCGCCACACCGACCTTCACCGGCCCAGCACCCTCATCACCCTCAGGCCGACCGGTCAGACTCATCAGCCCGCCCAGCCCCTGGATCATGAAGTCATAGCCCGCACGCTTGGCGTACGGCCCGGTCTGACCAAACCCCGTAATCGAGCAATAGATCAGATCCGGATTGATCGCCTTAAGCGACTCATAATCCAATCCATAAGCCGCCAGACCGCCGACCTTGAAGTTTTCGATCAGGATGTCCGATTTCGCCGCCAGCTCCCGTACAAGCTTCTGCCCTTCAGACCGGGTGAAGTCGATGGTCACCGATTGCTTGTTGCGGTTGGCCGACAGGTAGTAAGCCGCCTCCGACGTATTCTCGCCATAAGCGTCTTTAAGGAAGGGCGGCCCCCAGGCGCGAGTGTCGTCACCGTTGCCCGGGCGCTCGACCTTGATCACCTCGGCGCCAAGGTCAGCGAGGATCTGCCCGGCCCACGGCCCGGCCAATACCCGCGATAAATCCAGTACCCGCAGATGCGACAGCGCGCCCATGGTCGCTCTCCTATTAATAGAACGCTTGCAGACCGGTTTGCGCACGCCCCAGGATCAGCGCGTGAACGTCGTGGGTGCCTTCATAGGTATTCACCACTTCCAGGTTGACCAGATGACGGGCCACGCCGAACTCATCGGAGATGCCGTTGCCGCCCAGCATGTCGCGCGCCATACGGGCGATATCCAATGACTTGCCGCACGAGTTGCGCTTCATGATCGAAGTGATCTCAACCGCCGCTGTACCTTCATCCTTCATACGACCCAGACGCAGGCAGCCTTGCAGGGCCAGAGTGATCTCGGTCTGCATGTCAGCCAGCTTCTTCTGGATCAGTTGAGTGGCGGCCAATGGGCGACCGAACTGATGGCGATCCAGAGTGTATTGGCGGGCGGTGTGCCAGCAGAACTCAGCAGCACCCAGTGCGCCCCAGGAGATACCGTAGCGTGCAGAGTTGAGGCAGGTGAACGGACCTTTCAGACCGCGCACGTCCGGGAAGATGTTCTCTTCCGGTACGAATACGTTGTCCATCACGATCTCACCGGTGATCGAAGCACGCAGGCCGACCTTGCCGTGAATCGCCGGTGCGCTCAGACCTTTCCAGCCTTTCTCCAGCACGAAGCCACGGATGTCGCCGGCATCGTCCTTGGCCCACACCACGAACACGTCGGCGATCGGGCTGTTGGTGATCCACATCTTCGCGCCGGTCAGGCTGTAACCGCCGTCGACCTTGCGAGCACGGGTAATCATCGCGCCCGGGTCGGAACCGTGGTTCGGCTCGGTCAGACCGAAGCAGCCGATCCATTCGCCGGACGCCAGCTTCGGCAGGTATTTCTGTTTCTGTGCTTCAGTGCCGAATTCGTTGATCGGCACCATCACCAGCGAGGACTGCACGCTCATCATCGAGCGATAGCCGGAATCGACACGCTCCACTTCACGAGCGATCAAGCCGTAGCTGACATAGTTGAGGCCGCTGCCACCGTACTGTTCAGGGATGGTCGCGCCCAACAGGCCGACTTCGCCCATCTCGCGGAAGATCGCCGGGTCAGTCTTCTCATGGCGGAAGGCTTCGAGGACACGCGGTGCGAGGCTCTGTTGAGCGAACTGCTCGGCGGTGTCGCGGATCATGCGCTCTTCTTCAGTGAGCTGTTGATCCAGCAGCAGGGGATCGATCCAGTTGAAGCTTGCTTTACCGCCCATGAGTGTGTCCTCGCAAATCGGGTGAATTAACGTGGCATTGATCCTAGGCCCGGTTCGCCGTCGCGGCAAACGAGGATTTCGCATTCTGTTGTGCTAATTTCTCACTCCGAAACGTCGCTGAATGCCTTTTACGCGGCGCATTAGTGAGGTTGACGTACATGCGCAGAAAGATCCCCAGCACCACAGCCCTGATCAGCTTCGAGGCTGCCGCTCGCCATGAGAGCTTTACCAAGGCCGCCGAAGAACTTTCCCTCACCCAAGGCGCCATTTGCCGACAGATCGCCAGCCTTGAGGACTTCCTCGGCGTGGAACTGTTCCGACGCTCACGACGCGGCGTGAAGCTGACCGAAGCAGGACTTTCCTACAGCCGCCGAGTGGCAACTCAACTCGATGCGGTTGAACGCGACACGCTCTCGGTAATGGGCCAGCAAGGCGCCAATGTGATCGAGTTGGCGGTGGTGCCGACGTTCGGTACGCAATGGCTACTGCCAAGGCTCAAGGATTTCCAGGTCAAGCACCCGGAAGTCACGGTCAACCTGACCAACCGCACTCGGCCGTTCCTGTTTGCCGACACCGACTTCGACGCGGCGATCTACTTTGGCGACGCGGACTGGTCGGGTACCGAATCCCACAGGCTGATGGGCGAGAATCCGATGCCCGTGTGCAGTCCCGCCCTTCTCGGCAAGAAGATACAGCTGACAGCCGATGAGATTGCCGAGCTACCGCTTCTACAACAGACCACCCGCCCTTACGCCTGGCGTCAGTGGTTCAACTCGCAACACCTGAACATCCCCCGCGACATGACAGGCCCACGCTACGAGCTATTCTCCATGCTCGCCCAAGCAGCCATGCACGACATGGGCATCGCACTGATTCCACCGTTCCTGATTCAGCGTGAGTTAGCCGAGAAGCGCCTGGTGATTGCCAACCCGCAGGCACTCTCCAGCATCAAGGCGTATTACCTGATGATTCCAGAGCGAAAGGTCGAATCGGCGTCCTTAAGGGCATTTCGCGACTGGCTGGTAAACCAGGCGCAGAGCTATAGCCTAGAAGGATAAAGGCCCAGAGCAATAGCTGACCTAGTAGTCAGCAAAGTAAAAGCACTACAGATATAAGTATTTGTCGCATATTCAACGACTGTATCCGAAAGTCGTACAGACGTCCCACAAGCGCCTGAAGACGTGGCTTTGCGCCTCAATCAACGACTCATTACGGCCTATTCACGTCGCCGATGAGAAATTTTTTCAAATTCAGCCAGAATCCTTACAAGGCACGGCCTACAAGGGATTCAACCGGCTATCTGCGACATTCGGTCACAGGATGACTTGTAGTTAATTTTCCGTCACCCGTCATAATCCCTTGAAGGGCATAAAGTTCGCCTGCAAAATGCCGCTCCCCGCCCTGATTTGGCGGGATCGTGCTGATCGGCCGCCCCAGTCGCACCATCCGCAGTGCCTGGGTTTACTCAATAAGATCACGCAGGAGATTTGACGTGCACATTGGTGTTCCTCTCGAAACCCAGACCGGTGAAACACGGGTTGCTGCAACCCCGGAAACCATTAAAAAGCTGATCAGCCAAGGTCATAAGGTCACTGTGCAAACCGGCGCCGGCGTCAAAGCCAGCGTTGTCGACAGTGCCTATGAAGCGGCAGGCGCAACCATTGGCAGTGCCAACGATGCGTTTGGCGCCGAGCTGATTCTCAAAGTGGTCGCCCCAAGCGATGCCGAACTGACGCTGATCAAGCGCGGCACGGTGCTGGTTGGCATGCTCAACCCATTCAACAACGAAACCATCGCGAAAATGGCCGAATGCGGGATTACCGCGTTCGCCCTTGAAGCGGCGCCGCGCACCTCGCGGGCGCAGAGTCTCGATGTGTTGTCGTCGCAGGCGAACATTGCCGGCTATAAGTCGGTGCTGCTGGCCGCTCACTACTATCCGCGCTTCATGCCGATGCTGATGACCGCTGCGGGCACCGTGAAAGCGGCGCGCGTGCTGATTCTCGGCGCCGGTGTGGCCGGGTTGCAGGCGATTGCCACGGCGAAACGTCTGGGTGCAGTCATTGAAGCGTCTGACGTACGTCCGGCGGTGAAAGAGCAAATCGAATCCCTCGGCGCCAAGTTCGTCGACGTGCCGTACGAGACCGATGAAGAGCGCGAATGCGCGGTCGGTGTCGGTGGTTACGCGCGACCAATGCCGGCGAGTTGGATGCAGCGTCAGGCCCAGGCGGTACACGAACGCGCCAAACAGGCCGACATTGTCATCACCACTGCACTGATTCCGGGCCGCAAGGCACCGACGCTGTTGAGCGCGGACACCGTGGCGCAGATGAAACCGGGTTCGGTGGTCATCGACCTCGCAGCGGCTCAGGGTGGCAACTGCCCGCTGACCGTGGCCGATCAGGTCGTGATCGAGAATGGCGTAACCATTTGCGGCCCGACCAATCTCGCCGGTGAAGTCGCCGCAGACGCTTCGGCGCTGTACGCGCGC from Pseudomonas baetica includes the following:
- a CDS encoding Re/Si-specific NAD(P)(+) transhydrogenase subunit alpha, which translates into the protein MHIGVPLETQTGETRVAATPETIKKLISQGHKVTVQTGAGVKASVVDSAYEAAGATIGSANDAFGAELILKVVAPSDAELTLIKRGTVLVGMLNPFNNETIAKMAECGITAFALEAAPRTSRAQSLDVLSSQANIAGYKSVLLAAHYYPRFMPMLMTAAGTVKAARVLILGAGVAGLQAIATAKRLGAVIEASDVRPAVKEQIESLGAKFVDVPYETDEERECAVGVGGYARPMPASWMQRQAQAVHERAKQADIVITTALIPGRKAPTLLSADTVAQMKPGSVVIDLAAAQGGNCPLTVADQVVIENGVTICGPTNLAGEVAADASALYARNLLDFLKLVFTKEGQFDVNLEDDIVAACLMCRDGQVIRKNA
- a CDS encoding LysR family transcriptional regulator codes for the protein MRRKIPSTTALISFEAAARHESFTKAAEELSLTQGAICRQIASLEDFLGVELFRRSRRGVKLTEAGLSYSRRVATQLDAVERDTLSVMGQQGANVIELAVVPTFGTQWLLPRLKDFQVKHPEVTVNLTNRTRPFLFADTDFDAAIYFGDADWSGTESHRLMGENPMPVCSPALLGKKIQLTADEIAELPLLQQTTRPYAWRQWFNSQHLNIPRDMTGPRYELFSMLAQAAMHDMGIALIPPFLIQRELAEKRLVIANPQALSSIKAYYLMIPERKVESASLRAFRDWLVNQAQSYSLEG
- a CDS encoding acyl-CoA dehydrogenase, with translation MGGKASFNWIDPLLLDQQLTEEERMIRDTAEQFAQQSLAPRVLEAFRHEKTDPAIFREMGEVGLLGATIPEQYGGSGLNYVSYGLIAREVERVDSGYRSMMSVQSSLVMVPINEFGTEAQKQKYLPKLASGEWIGCFGLTEPNHGSDPGAMITRARKVDGGYSLTGAKMWITNSPIADVFVVWAKDDAGDIRGFVLEKGWKGLSAPAIHGKVGLRASITGEIVMDNVFVPEENIFPDVRGLKGPFTCLNSARYGISWGALGAAEFCWHTARQYTLDRHQFGRPLAATQLIQKKLADMQTEITLALQGCLRLGRMKDEGTAAVEITSIMKRNSCGKSLDIARMARDMLGGNGISDEFGVARHLVNLEVVNTYEGTHDVHALILGRAQTGLQAFY
- a CDS encoding CaiB/BaiF CoA transferase family protein, translated to MGALSHLRVLDLSRVLAGPWAGQILADLGAEVIKVERPGNGDDTRAWGPPFLKDAYGENTSEAAYYLSANRNKQSVTIDFTRSEGQKLVRELAAKSDILIENFKVGGLAAYGLDYESLKAINPDLIYCSITGFGQTGPYAKRAGYDFMIQGLGGLMSLTGRPEGDEGAGPVKVGVALTDILTGLYSTVAILAALAHRDHDGGGQHIDMALLDVQVACLANQAMNYLTTGNAPKRLGNAHPNIVPYQDFPTADGDFILTVGNDGQFRKFAEVAGQPQWADDPRFATNKLRVANRAVLIPLIRQATVFKTTAEWVAQLEQAGVPCGPINDLSQVFEDPQVKARGLAIELPHVLAGMVPQVASPIRLSETPVEYRRAPPLLGEHTLEVLQRVLGLGAGAVAVLKEDGVL